One Halobaculum roseum DNA segment encodes these proteins:
- the lysW gene encoding lysine biosynthesis protein LysW: MTEAECVECGGTVALHDDLEIGEIVDCETCGAELEVVDVSPPVLDRAPELEEDWGE; encoded by the coding sequence ATGACCGAAGCCGAATGCGTCGAGTGCGGGGGCACGGTGGCCCTGCACGACGACCTGGAGATCGGAGAGATCGTCGACTGTGAAACGTGCGGCGCCGAACTGGAGGTCGTCGACGTCTCCCCGCCGGTCCTCGATCGAGCCCCGGAGCTCGAAGAGGACTGGGGGGAGTAA
- the argC gene encoding N-acetyl-gamma-glutamyl-phosphate reductase, whose translation MSEDGHPTRSASASVVGASGFAGGELCRLLTGHPDFELAQATSREYENKTLGYVHPNLRGVDLRFSSPEDLESVDVLFASTPHGVSMEHIDAFRDAAGTVVDLSADFRLEEEADYDEWYDGHTAPEHLADAAYALPELGREKLEGADLIASGGCNATATMLALKPLVDAGVITPDDRVVADLKVGSSEGGAGGGAASSHPERSGVVRPYAPTGHRHEAEIQQELGLSLSFTVHAVDMTRGAAATCHAFPSERVTTGDLWGAYREAYDDEPFVRLVAGGGGVYRYPEPKAVAGTNYAEVGFELDPENGRVVAFSAIDNVMKGAAGQAVHAANVALGLEETAGLDFQGLHPVGSP comes from the coding sequence ATGAGCGAGGACGGTCACCCGACCCGCTCGGCCTCCGCCTCCGTCGTCGGCGCCTCCGGCTTCGCGGGCGGCGAGCTATGTCGCCTGCTGACGGGTCACCCCGACTTCGAGCTCGCGCAGGCCACGAGTCGCGAGTACGAGAACAAGACGCTCGGCTACGTCCACCCGAACCTGCGCGGGGTCGACCTTCGCTTCTCCTCGCCGGAGGATCTGGAGTCGGTGGACGTGCTGTTCGCCTCCACCCCGCACGGCGTCTCGATGGAGCACATCGACGCCTTCCGCGACGCCGCGGGCACCGTGGTCGACCTCTCTGCGGACTTCCGCCTGGAGGAGGAGGCCGACTACGACGAGTGGTACGACGGCCACACGGCGCCCGAGCACCTCGCGGACGCCGCGTACGCGCTCCCCGAGTTGGGCCGCGAGAAGCTCGAAGGCGCGGACCTCATCGCCTCCGGCGGCTGCAACGCGACGGCGACGATGCTGGCGCTGAAGCCGCTGGTCGACGCGGGCGTCATCACGCCCGACGACCGGGTCGTCGCGGACCTGAAGGTCGGCTCCTCGGAGGGGGGCGCCGGCGGCGGCGCCGCCTCCAGCCACCCGGAGCGCTCGGGCGTCGTGCGCCCGTACGCGCCGACGGGCCACCGCCACGAGGCGGAGATCCAGCAGGAACTCGGCCTCTCACTGTCGTTCACCGTCCACGCGGTCGACATGACCCGCGGGGCGGCGGCGACGTGTCACGCCTTCCCGAGCGAGCGCGTCACCACGGGCGACCTGTGGGGCGCCTACCGCGAAGCGTACGACGACGAGCCGTTCGTCCGCCTCGTCGCGGGCGGCGGCGGCGTGTACCGCTACCCCGAGCCGAAGGCCGTGGCCGGGACGAACTACGCCGAGGTCGGCTTCGAGCTCGACCCCGAGAACGGCCGCGTGGTCGCCTTCTCGGCCATCGACAACGTGATGAAGGGCGCGGCGGGGCAGGCGGTCCACGCCGCCAACGTCGCGCTCGGGCTGGAGGAGACGGCCGGCCTCGACTTCCAGGGGCTCCACCCCGTGGGATCGCCGTGA
- a CDS encoding [LysW]-lysine hydrolase, translated as MAVSNPLDPTEALDTEGRQLLYDLVSTPSVSGEEADAAAVLVDFFEAHDREAYTDEVGNVRAPGDDSLLLTSHVDTVPGDIPVEIADGDEELDAEGPVLWGRGSVDATGPLAAMAVAAVETGVSYVGVTGEETDSRGARHLVETRDAPEAVINGEPSGWDAVTLGYRGLISGTYVATSESGHTSRPDPNAVEHAMHWWQRVEGAFDYYDYGAVFEQVTTKPVAVEGGLSEDGLSMEATMDVQFRVPPSLDPEDVRERADAELDVGTVHWNEPIPPVMGSPRDPVATALRGGIRKAGGDPRLLRKTGTADVNLFAGAWDVPMATYGPGDSSLDHAPDERLPLAEFDRAVDVLTDASRRLRGRTDD; from the coding sequence ATGGCGGTGTCGAACCCGCTGGACCCGACGGAGGCGCTCGACACCGAGGGTCGCCAACTGCTGTACGACCTCGTGTCGACGCCCTCCGTCTCGGGCGAGGAGGCCGATGCGGCGGCCGTCCTCGTCGACTTCTTCGAGGCGCACGACCGCGAGGCGTACACAGACGAGGTCGGGAACGTCCGCGCGCCCGGCGACGACTCGCTGTTGCTCACGTCGCACGTCGACACCGTCCCGGGCGACATCCCCGTCGAGATCGCCGACGGCGACGAGGAGTTGGACGCCGAGGGGCCCGTCCTGTGGGGCCGCGGCAGCGTCGACGCGACCGGGCCGCTGGCGGCGATGGCCGTCGCGGCCGTCGAGACCGGCGTCTCCTACGTCGGCGTGACCGGCGAGGAGACCGACTCCCGGGGCGCGCGCCACCTCGTCGAGACCCGCGACGCGCCCGAGGCCGTGATCAACGGCGAACCGTCCGGCTGGGACGCCGTGACGCTCGGGTACCGCGGGCTCATCTCGGGGACCTACGTCGCCACCAGTGAGTCGGGGCACACCTCCCGGCCGGACCCAAACGCCGTCGAACACGCGATGCACTGGTGGCAGCGCGTCGAGGGCGCGTTCGACTACTACGACTACGGGGCCGTCTTCGAGCAGGTGACGACCAAGCCCGTCGCCGTCGAGGGCGGCCTCTCCGAGGACGGCCTCTCGATGGAGGCGACGATGGACGTGCAGTTCCGCGTGCCGCCGTCGCTCGACCCCGAGGACGTCCGCGAGCGCGCCGACGCCGAACTCGACGTGGGGACGGTCCACTGGAACGAGCCGATCCCCCCCGTGATGGGGAGCCCGCGCGACCCCGTGGCGACGGCGCTTCGGGGCGGGATCCGGAAGGCGGGGGGCGACCCCCGCCTGCTCCGCAAGACCGGTACCGCGGACGTGAACCTGTTCGCCGGCGCCTGGGACGTGCCGATGGCGACGTACGGCCCCGGCGACTCCTCGCTGGACCACGCGCCGGACGAACGGCTCCCCCTCGCGGAGTTCGACCGCGCGGTCGACGTGTTGACCGACGCCTCGCGACGATTGCGAGGCCGAACCGACGACTGA
- a CDS encoding aspartate aminotransferase family protein, which produces MSAFEDPSDAGEGFVFSEKPIQLESGEGVHLTASDGTEYLDFGASYACTPLGHCPPAVVDAVQEQAAELLYVQASYPNSARTELYERLGAVAPGDLSKVWLCNSGTEANEAAMKFARSATGREKVVATKRGFHGRTLGALAMTWKKKYRAPFEPVAGGVEFVDYGDEEALAEAVDDETAAVFLEPVQGEGGINPAGDEYLRSARDLTADAGAALVFDEIQTGMGRTGDLWACEGAGVQPDILTTAKGVASGLPLGATLCADWIADGAASHGSTFSGNPVVAAAANATLEELVAEDVPGHAAMVGDYLTTQLEEAVEEHDLPVREVRGEGLMIGIEVKRGANRYLRELALNHQILALPAGRSVLRLLPPLVINEGHAREVVDALTEVL; this is translated from the coding sequence ATGAGCGCCTTCGAGGACCCCAGCGACGCGGGCGAGGGGTTCGTCTTCTCCGAGAAGCCGATCCAGTTGGAGTCGGGCGAGGGCGTTCACCTCACCGCCAGCGACGGCACCGAGTACCTCGATTTCGGCGCGAGCTACGCCTGCACCCCGCTCGGGCACTGCCCGCCGGCCGTGGTCGACGCGGTGCAGGAGCAGGCGGCCGAGCTGCTGTACGTGCAGGCGTCGTACCCCAACAGCGCCCGCACGGAGCTGTACGAGCGACTCGGCGCGGTCGCCCCCGGCGACCTCTCGAAGGTGTGGCTGTGCAACTCCGGCACCGAGGCCAACGAGGCGGCGATGAAGTTCGCGCGCTCGGCGACGGGTCGCGAGAAGGTCGTCGCCACGAAGCGCGGCTTCCACGGCCGCACGCTGGGCGCGCTGGCGATGACGTGGAAGAAGAAGTACCGCGCCCCCTTCGAGCCCGTCGCCGGCGGCGTCGAGTTCGTCGATTACGGCGACGAGGAGGCGCTGGCGGAGGCCGTCGATGACGAGACCGCGGCCGTCTTCCTCGAACCCGTGCAGGGGGAGGGTGGGATCAACCCCGCCGGCGACGAGTACCTGCGGTCGGCTCGCGACCTGACGGCGGACGCGGGCGCGGCGCTGGTGTTCGACGAGATCCAGACCGGGATGGGCCGCACGGGTGACCTGTGGGCCTGCGAGGGCGCGGGCGTCCAGCCCGATATCCTGACGACGGCGAAGGGCGTCGCCTCCGGCCTCCCGCTGGGCGCGACGCTGTGTGCCGACTGGATCGCCGACGGCGCCGCGAGCCACGGGTCGACGTTCTCGGGCAACCCGGTCGTCGCCGCCGCGGCCAACGCGACCCTGGAGGAGCTGGTCGCCGAGGACGTGCCCGGCCACGCGGCGATGGTCGGCGACTACCTCACCACGCAACTGGAGGAGGCCGTCGAGGAACACGACCTCCCCGTGCGCGAGGTGCGCGGCGAGGGCCTGATGATCGGCATCGAGGTGAAGCGCGGGGCGAACCGCTACCTGCGCGAGTTGGCGCTGAACCACCAGATCCTCGCGCTGCCGGCGGGGCGCTCGGTGCTTCGCCTGCTCCCGCCGCTCGTGATCAACGAGGGGCACGCCCGCGAGGTCGTCGACGCGCTGACGGAGGTGCTGTGA
- the lysX gene encoding lysine biosynthesis protein LysX, translating into MKIGLLYSRIRKDEKLLLSELRERGHEVAKIDVRKQRFGLDSTSAGVTDCDLVIDRCLATSRSLYATRFLSAYGVPVINSPETAAVCADKVKNSLALEAAGVPTPATEVAFTKEAAMEAIEDFGYPCVIKPVVGSWGRLMAKIDSETAAEAILEHKATLGHYEHKVFYVQEYVDKPGRDIRVLACDGEPVAAMTRSSDHWLTNAAKGGETATFDLDDEAKELVATASDAVGGGLLGVDLMETKDGEYTVHEVNHTVEFKALNEASEVDVPAAVVDWLELKAEVAEEAVATV; encoded by the coding sequence ATGAAGATCGGCCTGCTCTACTCCCGGATCCGAAAGGACGAGAAGCTCCTCCTGTCGGAGCTTCGCGAGCGCGGCCACGAGGTCGCGAAGATCGACGTGCGCAAGCAGCGGTTCGGCCTCGACTCGACGAGCGCCGGCGTGACCGACTGCGATCTCGTGATCGACCGCTGTCTCGCCACCTCGCGCTCGCTGTACGCGACGCGGTTCCTGTCGGCGTACGGCGTTCCCGTGATCAACAGTCCCGAGACCGCGGCGGTCTGTGCGGACAAGGTGAAGAACAGCCTCGCGCTGGAGGCGGCGGGCGTGCCGACACCGGCGACGGAGGTCGCGTTCACGAAGGAGGCCGCCATGGAGGCCATCGAGGACTTCGGCTACCCCTGCGTGATCAAGCCGGTCGTCGGCTCGTGGGGCAGGCTGATGGCGAAGATCGACTCCGAGACCGCCGCCGAGGCGATCCTGGAGCACAAGGCGACCCTCGGGCACTACGAGCACAAGGTGTTCTACGTGCAGGAGTACGTCGACAAGCCCGGCCGCGACATCCGCGTGCTGGCCTGCGACGGCGAGCCCGTCGCCGCCATGACGCGCTCCTCGGATCACTGGCTCACCAACGCCGCGAAGGGCGGCGAGACGGCCACCTTCGACCTCGACGACGAGGCGAAGGAACTCGTTGCGACCGCGAGCGACGCGGTCGGCGGCGGCCTGCTCGGCGTCGACCTGATGGAGACGAAGGACGGCGAGTACACGGTTCACGAGGTGAACCACACCGTCGAGTTCAAGGCGCTGAACGAGGCGAGCGAGGTCGACGTCCCCGCGGCGGTCGTCGACTGGCTCGAACTGAAGGCGGAAGTGGCCGAGGAGGCGGTGGCGACGGTATGA
- the argH gene encoding argininosuccinate lyase, with protein sequence MTDDGGAGGDVDDTDADAETVVRRGRFAGGPARGFMSSLAADERIFAADLAVDRAHTVMLAEEGIVADDEAAEILSGLDAVESAGHDALPDGEDVHEAIESAVVDRVGDVGGKMHTARSRNDEVAACIRHRYRADLLDAAEATLALREALLDTAADHADTVMPGFTHRQYAQPVTVGHFLSSYAGAVERDTARLLAAFDRTNESPLGGAAFGGTTFDIDRERTADLLGFDGVVENSTDAASARDFLVEGTAALANLTATLSGLAADLIEHAKDGYFDPSDDYASTSSIMPQKVNPDTLELARAVAGDVSGDLTGLLTTLKGLPRAYNRDLQRATPHAWDAVDDATEATEVVAGAVATGDWDAEACAADAGAGFSTATGVADALASAGIPFRTAHEVVAEAAATAPDDADPETLAANLDTAAQEVLGESLYAYVSREDLSTALDPAGSVAARDSRGGPAPDAVADSLARMTETVADHEAELAARRDALAAAETDLSEAVDEYA encoded by the coding sequence ATGACCGACGACGGTGGCGCCGGCGGCGACGTGGATGACACCGACGCGGACGCCGAGACGGTCGTCCGCCGCGGCCGCTTCGCGGGCGGTCCGGCCCGCGGATTCATGTCGAGCCTCGCGGCCGACGAACGCATTTTCGCGGCCGACCTCGCCGTCGACCGCGCGCACACGGTGATGCTCGCCGAGGAGGGGATCGTTGCCGACGACGAGGCTGCCGAGATCCTCTCGGGGCTCGACGCCGTCGAGTCGGCCGGCCACGACGCGCTCCCGGACGGTGAGGACGTCCACGAGGCGATCGAGTCGGCCGTCGTCGACCGCGTCGGCGACGTGGGCGGGAAGATGCACACCGCCCGCTCGCGCAACGACGAGGTCGCCGCCTGCATCCGCCACCGCTACCGCGCGGACCTGCTCGACGCCGCCGAGGCGACGCTCGCGCTCCGGGAGGCCCTGCTCGATACCGCGGCCGACCACGCCGACACCGTCATGCCCGGGTTCACCCACCGGCAGTACGCCCAGCCCGTCACCGTCGGGCACTTCCTGTCGTCGTACGCGGGCGCGGTCGAGCGCGACACCGCCCGGCTGCTCGCGGCGTTCGACCGGACGAACGAGTCGCCGCTGGGCGGCGCGGCCTTCGGCGGCACCACCTTCGACATCGACCGCGAGCGCACGGCCGACCTGCTCGGCTTCGACGGCGTCGTCGAGAACTCGACGGACGCCGCCTCCGCGCGCGACTTCCTCGTCGAGGGGACCGCCGCGCTCGCGAACCTGACGGCGACGCTGTCGGGACTCGCGGCCGACCTCATCGAGCACGCCAAGGACGGTTACTTCGACCCCTCCGACGACTACGCGTCGACCTCGTCGATCATGCCCCAGAAGGTGAACCCCGACACGCTGGAGCTGGCCCGCGCGGTCGCGGGCGACGTGTCGGGCGACCTGACCGGGCTGCTCACCACGCTGAAGGGACTGCCGCGCGCGTACAACCGCGACCTCCAGCGCGCGACGCCCCACGCCTGGGACGCCGTCGACGACGCGACCGAGGCGACCGAGGTCGTCGCCGGCGCGGTCGCCACGGGCGACTGGGACGCCGAGGCGTGCGCGGCGGACGCGGGCGCCGGCTTCTCGACGGCCACGGGCGTCGCCGACGCGCTGGCGTCGGCGGGCATCCCGTTCCGGACGGCCCACGAGGTCGTCGCCGAGGCCGCCGCGACCGCCCCCGACGACGCGGATCCGGAGACCCTCGCCGCAAATCTTGACACGGCCGCACAAGAGGTACTTGGGGAGTCCCTCTACGCGTACGTGAGCCGCGAGGACCTGTCGACCGCGCTCGACCCCGCCGGGAGCGTCGCCGCACGCGACTCCCGCGGCGGCCCGGCGCCCGACGCCGTCGCCGACTCCCTCGCGCGCATGACCGAGACGGTCGCCGACCACGAGGCCGAACTCGCGGCCCGCCGCGACGCGCTGGCGGCCGCCGAAACGGACTTGTCCGAGGCCGTCGACGAGTACGCCTGA
- the argF gene encoding ornithine carbamoyltransferase codes for MSTHTTSTTPTDADEFPSDFLDIDDLTTDQLAQVLARASDLKAGKDLTQLPRTTLAMLFEKPSTRTRASFETGMTQLGGHAMFLGPDAIQLGHGEPLKDTARALGGYADAIMVRTFAHENAETLAEYAGVPVINGLTDDAHPCQTLADLLTIREEVGDLSEVSAAWVGDGNNVGRSFAVGAALAGLDLTVATPEGYGLGDDVYDRCAELGTEPTAVDSPEEAVADADVVYTDVWVSMGEEEEREGKLPAFEGYQVNEDLLAETDAAFMHCLPAHRGEEVTDAVLESERSLVWEQAENRMHAQKGLLVELLE; via the coding sequence ATGAGCACCCACACGACATCGACGACGCCGACCGACGCCGACGAGTTCCCGAGCGACTTCCTCGACATCGACGACCTGACCACCGACCAACTGGCGCAGGTCCTCGCGCGCGCCTCCGACCTGAAGGCGGGCAAGGACCTCACGCAGCTCCCGCGGACGACGCTGGCGATGCTGTTCGAGAAGCCCTCGACCAGGACACGCGCGAGCTTCGAGACGGGGATGACTCAGCTGGGCGGCCACGCGATGTTCCTCGGCCCCGACGCGATCCAACTGGGCCACGGCGAGCCGCTGAAGGACACCGCCCGCGCGCTCGGCGGCTACGCCGACGCGATCATGGTTCGGACGTTCGCCCACGAGAACGCCGAGACCCTCGCGGAGTACGCCGGCGTTCCGGTGATCAACGGGCTCACCGACGACGCCCACCCGTGCCAGACGCTCGCGGATCTGCTCACGATCCGCGAGGAGGTCGGCGACCTCTCGGAGGTGTCGGCGGCGTGGGTCGGCGACGGCAACAACGTCGGCCGCTCGTTCGCCGTCGGCGCCGCCCTGGCGGGGCTGGACCTCACGGTCGCGACGCCCGAGGGGTACGGCCTCGGCGACGACGTGTACGACCGCTGTGCCGAACTCGGGACCGAGCCGACCGCCGTCGACTCCCCCGAGGAGGCCGTCGCCGACGCGGACGTGGTGTACACCGACGTGTGGGTGAGTATGGGCGAGGAGGAGGAACGCGAGGGGAAGCTCCCCGCGTTCGAGGGGTATCAGGTCAACGAGGACCTGCTCGCCGAAACGGACGCGGCGTTCATGCACTGCCTGCCCGCCCATCGCGGCGAGGAGGTGACCGACGCGGTGCTCGAGTCGGAGCGGTCGCTCGTGTGGGAGCAGGCGGAAAACCGGATGCACGCGCAGAAGGGGCTGCTCGTGGAGCTGTTGGAGTAG
- a CDS encoding acetylglutamate/acetylaminoadipate kinase → MSWPGAAAAADGGPLADGGDGPPVVVKLGGARAVDPAGAVGDVAHLVANGRDVVVVHGGSTAVDDLLDRLGIESEYVETPSGVTGRFTDEETMEAFTMAMAGQVNTDLVTAMKNAGVDAVGLSGVDGGLLTGPRKSAVRVVEDGKKKIKRGDHSGTPKEVNDGLLDTLLADGYTPVVSPPMFGMESESEGTPVNTDADRAAAAVAGALGAELVVLTDVSGVYADPDDPDTLIESVATGDEYDALTDAAEGFMTRKVMAATEALESGATAVTVADANVRDPIVAALDGAGTRIERSAVIDGDEAHAGGDAADAEVDG, encoded by the coding sequence GTGAGCTGGCCCGGCGCGGCCGCGGCGGCCGACGGCGGCCCCCTCGCGGACGGCGGCGACGGCCCGCCCGTCGTCGTGAAGCTCGGCGGCGCCCGCGCGGTCGACCCCGCGGGCGCCGTCGGCGACGTGGCCCACCTCGTCGCGAACGGCCGCGACGTGGTCGTCGTCCACGGCGGCTCGACCGCCGTCGACGACCTGTTGGACCGCCTCGGCATCGAGTCGGAGTACGTCGAGACGCCCTCGGGCGTCACCGGCCGCTTCACCGACGAGGAGACGATGGAGGCGTTCACGATGGCGATGGCGGGGCAGGTGAACACCGACCTCGTCACCGCGATGAAGAACGCCGGCGTCGACGCCGTCGGCCTCTCGGGCGTCGACGGCGGCCTCCTGACCGGCCCCCGGAAATCGGCCGTCCGCGTCGTCGAGGACGGCAAGAAGAAGATCAAGCGCGGCGACCACTCCGGCACGCCGAAGGAGGTGAACGACGGCCTGCTCGACACGCTGCTCGCGGACGGGTACACTCCCGTCGTCTCCCCGCCGATGTTCGGCATGGAGTCCGAGAGCGAGGGCACCCCGGTCAACACCGACGCCGACCGCGCGGCCGCGGCCGTCGCGGGCGCGCTCGGCGCCGAGCTGGTCGTCCTGACGGACGTCTCGGGCGTGTACGCCGACCCGGACGACCCCGACACGCTCATCGAGTCGGTCGCCACGGGCGACGAGTACGACGCGCTCACCGACGCCGCCGAGGGGTTCATGACCCGGAAGGTGATGGCGGCGACCGAGGCGCTCGAATCCGGCGCGACGGCGGTGACCGTCGCCGACGCGAACGTCCGCGACCCCATCGTCGCCGCGCTCGACGGCGCCGGGACGCGTATCGAGCGCTCGGCGGTTATCGACGGCGACGAAGCCCACGCGGGAGGCGACGCCGCCGACGCGGAGGTGGACGGATGA
- a CDS encoding ATP-dependent DNA helicase produces the protein MSTTDGHLRFFPYDEPYPNQEEAMDRISNSLERGQDVLFEGAPGTGKTLSALVPALQHARDHDRTVVITTNVHQQMRQFVEDARAIHETERIRATVFKGKSSMCHIDVDYQECQTLRDTTRSLVEDRSDKEQLEQRLDDLTDEMREGADGAGGGSGGDAGSAAEARQAVQEELERLDEEIDDEAANTCDYYLQNLTGDTGEFFSWLFDDVRTPDEVYEYAGSRGFCGYELLKEGMEEVELVVCNYHHLLDPQIREQFFRWLDRDPQDVITVFDEAHNVEDAARDHASKTLTENTLESALNELEETDDSRAEPAENVLRAFTEALRDTYDEKLGFGAREQVGENWDDVSIANEDRRDDLTLAFLERYEGQGIRAECDLALQLGKRLDEEYEEAYRDGETTTRRECQTLRAAAFVSAWMDDGGELGQHPVVSVRRDAGTDEVYGRAELYTCIPREVTAELFDEVYASVLMSATLRPFDVTEDVLGLSDPATLAYGMEYPEENRRTFSVATPALFASERDDPATQETIAATLSDVVRFTPGNSLLFFPSYAEAERYHELLSGDPNLGTLLLDGSEPDTERLRRRLVDSGGATLFTSLWGTLAEGVSFDGDDARTVAVVGVPYPHLSERMEAVQEAYDRAFAERSRDAGWEYAVEIPTVRKTRQALGRVIRSPEDFGVRALLDKRYTSADMGKYSVRGAFPVEEREELIDIGPGKLKFAMLNFFTDHAAYDGEPPEP, from the coding sequence GTGTCGACGACGGACGGTCACCTGCGCTTCTTCCCGTACGACGAGCCGTACCCGAACCAGGAGGAGGCGATGGATCGGATCTCCAACTCGCTGGAGCGGGGACAGGACGTGCTGTTCGAGGGCGCACCCGGCACCGGCAAGACGCTCTCGGCGCTCGTGCCCGCGCTGCAGCACGCCCGCGATCACGACCGCACCGTCGTCATCACGACGAACGTCCACCAGCAGATGCGCCAGTTCGTCGAGGACGCCCGCGCCATCCACGAGACCGAGCGTATCCGCGCGACCGTGTTCAAGGGGAAGTCGTCGATGTGCCACATCGACGTGGACTACCAGGAGTGTCAGACGCTGCGCGACACCACGCGCTCGCTCGTCGAGGACCGGTCCGACAAGGAGCAGTTGGAACAACGGCTCGATGATCTCACCGACGAGATGCGCGAGGGCGCCGACGGTGCGGGCGGCGGATCCGGCGGCGACGCCGGAAGCGCCGCCGAAGCCAGACAGGCCGTCCAGGAGGAACTGGAGCGCCTCGACGAGGAGATCGACGACGAGGCCGCCAACACCTGCGACTACTACCTCCAGAACCTCACCGGCGACACGGGCGAGTTCTTCTCGTGGCTGTTCGACGACGTGCGCACCCCCGACGAGGTGTACGAGTACGCCGGCAGCCGGGGATTCTGCGGCTACGAGCTGCTGAAAGAGGGAATGGAGGAGGTGGAGCTCGTCGTCTGCAACTACCACCACCTGCTCGACCCGCAGATACGCGAGCAGTTCTTCCGGTGGCTCGACCGCGACCCGCAGGACGTGATCACCGTCTTCGACGAGGCGCACAACGTCGAGGACGCCGCCCGCGACCACGCCTCGAAGACGCTCACCGAGAACACCCTGGAGTCGGCCCTGAACGAGCTGGAGGAGACCGACGACTCCCGCGCCGAACCCGCGGAGAACGTCCTCCGGGCGTTCACCGAGGCGCTGCGGGACACCTACGACGAGAAGCTGGGGTTCGGCGCCCGCGAGCAGGTCGGCGAGAACTGGGACGACGTGAGCATCGCCAACGAGGACCGTCGCGACGACCTGACGCTCGCGTTCCTGGAGCGCTACGAGGGACAGGGCATCCGCGCGGAGTGCGACCTGGCGCTCCAGCTCGGCAAGCGCCTCGACGAGGAGTACGAGGAGGCGTACCGCGACGGGGAAACGACGACGCGGCGGGAGTGTCAGACCCTCCGGGCGGCCGCGTTCGTCTCGGCGTGGATGGACGACGGCGGCGAGCTCGGCCAGCACCCGGTCGTCTCCGTCCGGCGCGACGCCGGCACCGACGAGGTGTACGGCCGCGCGGAGCTGTACACCTGCATCCCGCGGGAGGTGACCGCGGAGCTGTTCGACGAGGTGTACGCGAGCGTCCTCATGTCCGCCACCCTCCGCCCGTTCGACGTGACCGAGGACGTGCTCGGGCTGTCGGACCCGGCGACGCTCGCGTACGGGATGGAGTACCCCGAGGAGAACCGCCGAACCTTCTCGGTCGCCACCCCGGCGCTGTTCGCCTCCGAGCGCGACGACCCCGCGACACAGGAGACGATCGCCGCGACGCTGTCGGATGTCGTGCGGTTCACGCCCGGCAACAGCCTTCTGTTCTTCCCGTCGTACGCGGAGGCCGAGCGCTACCACGAACTGCTTTCGGGCGACCCGAACCTCGGTACCCTCCTGCTCGACGGTTCGGAGCCCGACACCGAGCGACTCCGCCGCCGCCTCGTCGACAGCGGGGGCGCGACGCTGTTCACGTCGCTGTGGGGGACGCTCGCCGAGGGCGTGAGCTTCGACGGCGACGACGCCCGGACGGTCGCGGTCGTGGGCGTGCCGTACCCGCACCTCTCCGAGCGCATGGAGGCGGTGCAGGAGGCCTACGACCGTGCGTTCGCCGAGCGCTCACGGGACGCCGGCTGGGAGTACGCCGTCGAGATCCCGACCGTCCGCAAGACCCGGCAGGCGCTCGGGCGGGTGATCCGCTCGCCCGAGGACTTCGGCGTGCGCGCGCTATTGGACAAACGCTACACCTCCGCGGACATGGGAAAATACTCCGTGCGCGGCGCGTTCCCCGTGGAGGAGCGGGAGGAACTGATCGACATCGGCCCGGGGAAGCTGAAGTTCGCGATGCTGAATTTCTTCACCGACCACGCGGCCTACGACGGGGAGCCGCCGGAGCCGTAG